From Leopardus geoffroyi isolate Oge1 chromosome B4, O.geoffroyi_Oge1_pat1.0, whole genome shotgun sequence, a single genomic window includes:
- the TNFRSF1A gene encoding tumor necrosis factor receptor superfamily member 1A, whose translation MGLPTVPGLLQPLVLLALLVEIYPLRVTGLVPHLRDREKRAIPCPQGKYIHPQDNSICCTKCHKGTYLYNDCAGPGLDTDCRECENGTFTASENYLRQCLSCSKCRKEMYQVEISPCTVYRDTVCGCRKNQYRYYWSETHFQCLNCSLCLNGTVQISCKETQNTVCTCHAGFFLRGNECVSCVNCKKNTECTKLCVPIVETVKDPQDPGTTVLLPLVIFFGICVLSFSIGLMCRYQRRKSKLFSIVCGKSTPTKEGEPQPLATGPGFSPIPSPTFTPSPTFTPSPTFTPSDWANLRAASVSREMAPPYQGAGPILSAAPASSPITTPVQKWEDSTHTQRPEADPADPATLYAVVDGVPPSRWKEFVRRLGLSEHEIERLELQNGRCLREAHYSMLAAWRRRTPRREATLELLGRVLRDMDLLGCLEDIEEALCAPASLSPAPRLLR comes from the exons ATGGGCCTCCCCACCGTGCCTGGCCTGCTGCAGCCACTG GTACTTCTGGCTCTGTTGGTGGAAATATACCCATTAAGGGTTACTGGACTGGTCCCTCACCTCAGGGACCGGGAGAAGAGAGCTATTCCATGTCCCCAAGGAAAATATATTCACCCTCAAGATAATTCCATTTGCTGTACGAAGTGCCACAAAG GGACCTACCTGTACAATGACTGTGCAGGCCCAGGGCTGGACACGGACTGCAGAGAATGTGAAAATGGCACATTTACTGCTTCAGAGAACTACCTCAGACAGTGCCTTAGCTGCTCCAAATGCCGAAAAG AAATGTACCAGGTGGAGATATCTCCTTGCACAGTGTACCGGGACACCGTGTGTGGCTGCAGGAAGAACCAGTACCGGTATTACTGGAGTGAAACCCATTTCCAGTGCCTAAACTGCAGCCTCTGCCTCAACGGCACGGTGCAGATCTCCT gcaaggagacacagaatactgTATGCACCTGCCACGCGGGGTTCTTTCTAAGAGGGAATGAATGTGTCTCTTGTGTTAA CtgtaagaaaaacacagaatgtACGAAGTTGTGCGTACCCATTGTGGAAACTGTTAAGGACCCTCAGGACCCAG GCACCACAGTGCTGCTGCCTCTCGTGATCTTCTTCGGCATTTGCGTTTTATCCTTCTCCATTGGTTTAATGTGCCGCTACCAACGGCGGAAGTCCAAGCTCTTCTCCATTG tttgTGGGAAATCAACACCTACAAAAGAG GGAGAGCCTCAGCCCCTGGCCACAGGTCCAGGCTTCAGTCCCATCCCCAGCCCCACcttcacccccagccccaccttcaCTCCCAGCCCCACCTTCACTCCTAGCGACTGGGCTAATTTGAGGGCTGCATCCGTCTCCAGAGAGATGGCTCCACCCTACCAGGGGGCTGGCCCCATCCTCTCCGCggctccagcctccagccccatcACCACCCCAGTTCAGAAGTGGGAGGACAGCACCCACACTCAACGCCCAGAAG CGGATCCCGCCGACCCGGCGACGCTGTACGCGGTGGTGGACGGCGTGCCCCCGTCGCGCTGGAAGGAGTTCGTGCGGCGGCTGGGGCTGAGCGAGCACGAGATCGAGCGGCTGGAGCTGCAGAACGGGCGCTGCCTGCGCGAGGCGCACTACAGCATGCTGGCGGCCTGGCGGCGACGCACGCCACGACGCGAAGCCACGCTGGAGCTGCTGGGTCGCGTGCTCCGCGACATGGACCTGCTCGGCTGCCTGGAGGACATCGAGGAGGCGCTGTGCGCCCCCGCCTCCCTGTCGCCCGCGCCCCGCCTCCTCCGGTGA
- the PLEKHG6 gene encoding pleckstrin homology domain-containing family G member 6 isoform X1 — MQTFALPDDGPLQGLVASRIETYGGRHRATTQNPAGSLYPRGGPVLDPSRRRFQDYVPFAKGSGQVRGLSPLKLREPEHEKRHGGHLGAGPPHSPKLKEVPKAQQLEMRLHTFSMFGMPRLPPEDRQHWEIGEGTDSGLVIEKSWKELVPGHKEMSRELCHQQEALWELLTTELIYVRKLKIMTDLLAAGLLNLQRVGLLTEVSAETLFGNVPSLIRVHKRFWEEVLGPTLGEARASGQPLDPVSLQDGFLTFSQRFQPYVQYCLQVKQTMAYAREQQDNNPLFHSFVQWCEKHKRSGRQMLGDLLIKPHQRITKYPLLLQAVLKRSPEARAREGLSAMIAAVESFLRYVNKQVRQGEEQESLVAAAQRIGPYEVLEPSSEEVEKNLRPFCTLDLLSPVLGVAPEHTRQLLLEGPVRVKEGREGKLDVHLFLFSDVLLVTKPQRKADKAKVIRPPLMLEKLVCRPLRDPNSFLVIHLTEFQCVSSALVVHCPNAADCARWLEKTQEAQITLQKLKTEEYVQQKRELLALYRNQDREAPHTRPSSPSPEDSQSSAEGRTPEFSTVIPQLVVTEDVDEEPLLVPDDTSDSGYGTLIPGSPKGPHSVSRLRPQALRRDPRLTFSTLDLRDVPLRPQPPNPQAPQRQSAPELPGEGIRRGSSLPRQDPPTWSEEEDGTSVDGNVVAETLHRARLRRQLPPSPTHTDSAGESPWESSGDEEEGPLFLRPDCTPSSRPLRAEDMLREIREELASQRIEGIPEPRRNNRPQKLTRVQLRRMRGPHIIQLDTPLSTSEV; from the exons ATGCAGACCTTTGCTCTTCCAGATGATGGTCCCCTCCAAGGACTTGTGGCCTCCCGCATTGAGACTTATGGGGGCCGGCATCGGGCCACCACCCAGAATCCTGCTGGCAGTCTCTATCCCCGAGGAGGGCCTGTGCTG gatcCCAGTCGCCGACGCTTCCAAGACTATGTCCCCTTTGCCAAGGGTTCTGGCCAGGTCCGAGGCCTGTCTCCCCTGAAGTTgcgagagccagagcatgagaaGAGGCATGGAGGCCATTTGGGGGCTGGCCCACCACACTCCCCCAAACTCAAG GAAGTCCCCAAGGCCCAACAACTGGAGATGAGGCTGCATACATTCAGCATGTTTGGGATGCCCCGCCTGCCCCCTGAGGACCGTCAGCACTGGGAGATAGGAGAGGGCACTGACAGTGGCCTGGTCATTGAGAAGTCCTGGAAGGAGCTGGTGCCTGGGCACAAG GAGATGAGCCGGGAGCTTTGCCACCAACAGGAAGCACTGTGGGAGCTGCTGACCACCGAGCTGATCTATGTGCGGAAGCTCAAGATCATGACCGAC CTCCTGGCCGCTGGCCTGCTGAACTTGCAGCGAGTGGGGCTCCTGACCGAG gtATCAGCTGAGACCTTGTTTGGAAATGTCCCCAGCCTGATTCGAGTCCACAAGAGATTTTGGGAGGAGGTGCTGGGGCCCACCCTGGGGGAGGCTCGAGCCTCAGGCCAGCCTCTGGACCCTGTCAGTCTACAAGACGGCTTCTTGACG TTCAGCCAGCGGTTCCAGCCCTATGTCCAATACTGCCTGCAAGTGAAGCAGACCATGGCTTACGCCCGGGAACAGCAAGACAACAATCCTCTCTTCCATTCCTTTGTGCAG TGGTGTGAGAAGCACAAGCGCTCGGGGAGGCAGATGCTGGGCGACCTGCTCATCAAGCCCCACCAGCGCATCACCAAGTACCCGCTGCTGCTCCAGGCTGTGCTTAAGAGGAGCCCTGAGGCACGTGCCCGGGAGGGCCTGAGCGCCATG ATTGCCGCTGTGGAGTCATTCCTGCGATACGTCAATAAACAGGTGCGCCAAGGGGAAGAGCAGGAGAGCTTGGTGGCTGCAGCCCAACGCATTGGGCCCTATGAAGTGCTGGAGCCATccagtgaggaggtggagaag AACCTGCGTCCATTCTGCACCCTGGACCTGTTGTCGCCCGTGCTGGGGGTCGCTCCCGAGCACACCAGGCAGCTGCTGCTGGAGGGACCCGTGCGAGTGAAGGAGGGGCGAGAAGGGAAG CTGGATGTGCACCTGTTCCTCTTCTCTGATGTGCTGCTGGTGACCAAGCCCCAACGCAAGGCAGACAAAGCCAAGGTCatccgtcccccactcatgctggaGAAGCTTGTGTGCCGACCACTCCGAGACCCTA ACAGCTTCCTGGTGATCCATCTCACTGAATTCCAGTGTGTCTCCAGTGCCCTCGTTGTGCACTGTCCCAATGCTGCAGACTGTGCCCGGTGGCTAGAGAAGACCCAGGAGGCCCAG ATCACCCtgcaaaagctgaagacagaggagtaTGTCCAACAGAAGAGGGAGCTCCTAGCTCTCTATCGGAACCAGGACCGGGAGGCCCCACACACCAggccctcctcaccttccccggAGGACTCTCAGAGCAGCGCAGAGGGGAG GACTCCAGAGTTCTCAACCGTCATCCCCCAGCTGGTGGTGACAGAAGACGTGGATGAAGAGCCTCTGTTGGTACCAGATGATACTTCAGACTCTGGCTATGGGACCCTGATCCCAGGCTCCCCCAAGGGGCCCCATTCTGTGAGCCGTCTACGCCCACAGGCCCTTCGGCGTGACCCTCGTCTCACCTTCTCCACCCTGGACCTCCGAGATGTTCCTTTGCGCCCTCAACCTCCCAACCCCCAAGCCCCCCAACGCCAAAGCGCCCCTGAACTGCCAGGGGAAGGTATCCGAAGAGGAAGCAGCCTTCCCAGGCAAGATCCACCAACCTGGTCTGAAGAAGAAGACGGGACCTCAGTAGATGGGAATGTGGTAGCAGAAACGCTGCATAGGGCCCGACTTCGGAGACAgctccccccatccccaacccACACTGACTCTGCTGGGGAAAGCCCCTGGGAGTCCTCAGGGGATGAAGAAGAAGGGCCCCTCTTCCTGAGACCTGACTGCACCCCCTCCTCTCGCCCTCTCCGGGCTGAGGACATGCTCAGAGAGATCCGGGAAGAACTGGCCAGCCAGAGGATTGAGGGCATCCCCGAGCCTCGGAGGAACAACAGGCCTCAGAAGCTGACCCGGGTCCAACTGAGGAGAATGCGTGGGCCCCACATCATTCAGCTGGACACCCCCCTGTCCACATC AGAGGTGTGA
- the PLEKHG6 gene encoding pleckstrin homology domain-containing family G member 6 isoform X2: protein MRLHTFSMFGMPRLPPEDRQHWEIGEGTDSGLVIEKSWKELVPGHKEMSRELCHQQEALWELLTTELIYVRKLKIMTDLLAAGLLNLQRVGLLTEVSAETLFGNVPSLIRVHKRFWEEVLGPTLGEARASGQPLDPVSLQDGFLTFSQRFQPYVQYCLQVKQTMAYAREQQDNNPLFHSFVQWCEKHKRSGRQMLGDLLIKPHQRITKYPLLLQAVLKRSPEARAREGLSAMIAAVESFLRYVNKQVRQGEEQESLVAAAQRIGPYEVLEPSSEEVEKNLRPFCTLDLLSPVLGVAPEHTRQLLLEGPVRVKEGREGKLDVHLFLFSDVLLVTKPQRKADKAKVIRPPLMLEKLVCRPLRDPNSFLVIHLTEFQCVSSALVVHCPNAADCARWLEKTQEAQITLQKLKTEEYVQQKRELLALYRNQDREAPHTRPSSPSPEDSQSSAEGRTPEFSTVIPQLVVTEDVDEEPLLVPDDTSDSGYGTLIPGSPKGPHSVSRLRPQALRRDPRLTFSTLDLRDVPLRPQPPNPQAPQRQSAPELPGEGIRRGSSLPRQDPPTWSEEEDGTSVDGNVVAETLHRARLRRQLPPSPTHTDSAGESPWESSGDEEEGPLFLRPDCTPSSRPLRAEDMLREIREELASQRIEGIPEPRRNNRPQKLTRVQLRRMRGPHIIQLDTPLSTSEV, encoded by the exons ATGAGGCTGCATACATTCAGCATGTTTGGGATGCCCCGCCTGCCCCCTGAGGACCGTCAGCACTGGGAGATAGGAGAGGGCACTGACAGTGGCCTGGTCATTGAGAAGTCCTGGAAGGAGCTGGTGCCTGGGCACAAG GAGATGAGCCGGGAGCTTTGCCACCAACAGGAAGCACTGTGGGAGCTGCTGACCACCGAGCTGATCTATGTGCGGAAGCTCAAGATCATGACCGAC CTCCTGGCCGCTGGCCTGCTGAACTTGCAGCGAGTGGGGCTCCTGACCGAG gtATCAGCTGAGACCTTGTTTGGAAATGTCCCCAGCCTGATTCGAGTCCACAAGAGATTTTGGGAGGAGGTGCTGGGGCCCACCCTGGGGGAGGCTCGAGCCTCAGGCCAGCCTCTGGACCCTGTCAGTCTACAAGACGGCTTCTTGACG TTCAGCCAGCGGTTCCAGCCCTATGTCCAATACTGCCTGCAAGTGAAGCAGACCATGGCTTACGCCCGGGAACAGCAAGACAACAATCCTCTCTTCCATTCCTTTGTGCAG TGGTGTGAGAAGCACAAGCGCTCGGGGAGGCAGATGCTGGGCGACCTGCTCATCAAGCCCCACCAGCGCATCACCAAGTACCCGCTGCTGCTCCAGGCTGTGCTTAAGAGGAGCCCTGAGGCACGTGCCCGGGAGGGCCTGAGCGCCATG ATTGCCGCTGTGGAGTCATTCCTGCGATACGTCAATAAACAGGTGCGCCAAGGGGAAGAGCAGGAGAGCTTGGTGGCTGCAGCCCAACGCATTGGGCCCTATGAAGTGCTGGAGCCATccagtgaggaggtggagaag AACCTGCGTCCATTCTGCACCCTGGACCTGTTGTCGCCCGTGCTGGGGGTCGCTCCCGAGCACACCAGGCAGCTGCTGCTGGAGGGACCCGTGCGAGTGAAGGAGGGGCGAGAAGGGAAG CTGGATGTGCACCTGTTCCTCTTCTCTGATGTGCTGCTGGTGACCAAGCCCCAACGCAAGGCAGACAAAGCCAAGGTCatccgtcccccactcatgctggaGAAGCTTGTGTGCCGACCACTCCGAGACCCTA ACAGCTTCCTGGTGATCCATCTCACTGAATTCCAGTGTGTCTCCAGTGCCCTCGTTGTGCACTGTCCCAATGCTGCAGACTGTGCCCGGTGGCTAGAGAAGACCCAGGAGGCCCAG ATCACCCtgcaaaagctgaagacagaggagtaTGTCCAACAGAAGAGGGAGCTCCTAGCTCTCTATCGGAACCAGGACCGGGAGGCCCCACACACCAggccctcctcaccttccccggAGGACTCTCAGAGCAGCGCAGAGGGGAG GACTCCAGAGTTCTCAACCGTCATCCCCCAGCTGGTGGTGACAGAAGACGTGGATGAAGAGCCTCTGTTGGTACCAGATGATACTTCAGACTCTGGCTATGGGACCCTGATCCCAGGCTCCCCCAAGGGGCCCCATTCTGTGAGCCGTCTACGCCCACAGGCCCTTCGGCGTGACCCTCGTCTCACCTTCTCCACCCTGGACCTCCGAGATGTTCCTTTGCGCCCTCAACCTCCCAACCCCCAAGCCCCCCAACGCCAAAGCGCCCCTGAACTGCCAGGGGAAGGTATCCGAAGAGGAAGCAGCCTTCCCAGGCAAGATCCACCAACCTGGTCTGAAGAAGAAGACGGGACCTCAGTAGATGGGAATGTGGTAGCAGAAACGCTGCATAGGGCCCGACTTCGGAGACAgctccccccatccccaacccACACTGACTCTGCTGGGGAAAGCCCCTGGGAGTCCTCAGGGGATGAAGAAGAAGGGCCCCTCTTCCTGAGACCTGACTGCACCCCCTCCTCTCGCCCTCTCCGGGCTGAGGACATGCTCAGAGAGATCCGGGAAGAACTGGCCAGCCAGAGGATTGAGGGCATCCCCGAGCCTCGGAGGAACAACAGGCCTCAGAAGCTGACCCGGGTCCAACTGAGGAGAATGCGTGGGCCCCACATCATTCAGCTGGACACCCCCCTGTCCACATC AGAGGTGTGA